A genomic window from Candidatus Methylacidiphilales bacterium includes:
- a CDS encoding isoprenyl transferase, which yields MSDVRRKAVGEENIKVPRHVAVIMDGNGRWAAKRKQPRLAGHREGAKSVEATIRAAADLGIEFLTLYAFSVENWSRPRSEIKGLMGLLLKVLRDYEKTMEKESIRVVPIGRLADLPPEVASQLERTARATVHNKRLTVLLALSYGGRVEITEACRELARKAVAGSIRPEDIDEGMISSHLYTAGFPDPDLLIRTSGEMRLSNFLLWQASYTELFITPVLWPDFRKKHLQEAVAEYNKRQRRFGGV from the coding sequence ATGAGCGATGTCCGGCGCAAAGCGGTCGGTGAGGAGAATATCAAGGTGCCCCGACATGTGGCCGTGATTATGGACGGCAATGGACGCTGGGCCGCCAAGCGTAAGCAACCGCGGCTGGCCGGCCACCGTGAGGGAGCAAAATCCGTCGAGGCCACCATCCGGGCCGCCGCCGACTTGGGCATCGAGTTCCTCACCCTCTACGCCTTTTCCGTGGAAAATTGGTCCCGGCCGCGCAGTGAGATCAAGGGATTGATGGGACTCCTCCTCAAGGTGCTGCGCGACTATGAGAAGACGATGGAAAAAGAATCCATCCGTGTGGTTCCCATCGGGCGGCTGGCCGACCTTCCCCCTGAGGTGGCCTCCCAGCTGGAGCGCACCGCCCGCGCCACCGTGCACAACAAACGACTCACGGTGCTGTTGGCGCTCAGTTATGGCGGCCGGGTGGAAATCACCGAAGCCTGCCGTGAACTGGCCCGCAAGGCCGTGGCCGGGAGTATCCGCCCGGAGGACATCGACGAGGGCATGATTTCTTCGCACCTCTACACGGCCGGGTTCCCTGATCCCGACCTGCTCATCCGCACCAGTGGGGAGATGCGTCTGAGCAACTTCCTGCTCTGGCAGGCTTCCTACACCGAATTGTTCATCACACCGGTACTTTGGCCCGACTTCCGCAAGAAACACCTCCAGGAAGCGGTGGCTGAATACAACAAGCGCCAGAGGCGCTTCGGGGGGGTGTGA
- a CDS encoding UDP-glucose/GDP-mannose dehydrogenase family protein, whose translation MNISIIGSGYVGLVTGTCFAEVGHQVICVDNDVKKIERLRAGQIPIYEPGLEDLVRKNVQLKRLQFTDSIAEGVDKSQVVFIAVPTPPQPDGSVDLSYIEKVARSIAEVMTSYRVIVDKSTVPVKTGERVADTIRRYGRKGVDFDVVSNPEFLREGSAVADLMNPDRIVFGVSGERATPLMEAIYQPFRAPIMVTDLNSAELIKHASNSFLALKISYINAVAAICEASGADVTKVAEGMGADHRIGKAFLNPGLGYGGSCFPKDLSAFIKIAEELGYDFQLLKVVEGINRDQLERFLKKMRSVLWVLNEKRIGQLGLAFKGNTDDIRSSVAIELSKRLLGEGAKIRAFDPKGMEKCREAYPQIPLAEDAYEAARDADALVIATEWQDFKVLDWVKIREAMRTPVLFDGRNLLVPQEMRALGFEYHSVGRG comes from the coding sequence ATGAACATCTCGATAATCGGATCCGGCTATGTCGGATTGGTGACTGGGACCTGTTTCGCCGAAGTCGGCCACCAGGTCATATGCGTTGACAACGACGTCAAAAAAATCGAACGACTCCGCGCAGGACAAATTCCCATTTACGAACCCGGCCTTGAAGATCTGGTGCGCAAAAACGTCCAGCTCAAGCGGCTGCAATTCACGGATTCCATCGCCGAGGGCGTGGACAAATCCCAGGTGGTTTTCATCGCCGTCCCCACCCCCCCGCAACCCGACGGCAGTGTCGACCTTAGCTACATCGAAAAAGTGGCGCGCAGCATCGCCGAGGTGATGACTTCCTATCGGGTGATTGTCGATAAAAGCACCGTCCCGGTGAAAACAGGGGAACGCGTGGCCGACACCATCCGCCGTTACGGGCGCAAGGGAGTGGATTTTGACGTCGTAAGCAATCCCGAGTTCCTGCGGGAGGGCAGCGCGGTGGCCGACTTGATGAATCCGGACCGCATTGTCTTCGGAGTCAGCGGAGAGCGTGCCACTCCGCTGATGGAAGCGATTTACCAGCCCTTCCGCGCTCCGATCATGGTCACGGACCTGAACAGCGCGGAATTGATCAAGCACGCTTCCAACAGCTTCCTCGCCCTCAAGATCAGCTACATCAACGCGGTGGCCGCGATATGCGAGGCCTCCGGAGCGGACGTCACCAAGGTGGCCGAAGGCATGGGGGCCGACCACCGCATCGGCAAGGCTTTCCTCAATCCCGGCCTCGGCTATGGGGGTTCCTGTTTTCCCAAGGATCTTTCCGCCTTCATCAAGATCGCCGAGGAACTGGGCTACGATTTCCAACTGCTCAAAGTGGTGGAGGGCATCAACCGGGACCAACTGGAGCGCTTCCTCAAAAAAATGCGTTCCGTGCTCTGGGTTCTGAACGAGAAGAGGATCGGGCAACTGGGCCTGGCTTTCAAAGGCAACACAGATGACATCCGTTCCAGCGTGGCCATCGAACTCTCCAAGAGACTGCTAGGAGAAGGGGCCAAGATCCGGGCTTTCGACCCCAAGGGCATGGAAAAATGCCGCGAGGCCTACCCCCAGATTCCCCTGGCGGAGGACGCCTACGAGGCCGCCCGGGACGCCGATGCCCTGGTCATTGCCACGGAGTGGCAGGATTTCAAGGTGCTCGATTGGGTCAAGATACGGGAAGCCATGCGCACACCCGTTCTTTTTGACGGGCGCAACCTGCTGGTGCCGCAAGAAATGCGGGCCCTCGGCTTCGAGTACCACAGCGTGGGGCGCGGATGA
- the nadA gene encoding quinolinate synthase NadA has protein sequence MSDLRQRVLALKKERNAVILAHNYQTAEIQEVADYVGDSLGLAYHAKETTADVILFCGVHFMAETAKLVNPGKTVILPDLDAGCSLSDSCPAPELKAYLDKHPGLYVVAYINCSAGVKALSDVICTSGNAQRIVQKVPSDREILFVPDQNLGEWVRQKTGREMRLWEGNCYVHMEFTHQSIVRIRHQHPDAPVVAHPECTRAVRLLADEVCSTEKMVEYCRKSPASAFIIVTESGMLHRLHRELPGKTFIPGPTDHCACADCRFMKMNTLEKMVRALETLEPRIEFDSGLAERARIPIERMLDWSC, from the coding sequence ATGTCCGACCTCCGCCAACGCGTCCTCGCTCTGAAGAAGGAACGCAATGCCGTCATCCTGGCCCACAATTACCAGACCGCCGAAATCCAGGAGGTGGCCGATTACGTCGGGGATTCCCTCGGGCTGGCCTATCACGCCAAGGAAACCACCGCCGATGTCATCTTGTTCTGCGGGGTGCACTTCATGGCCGAGACGGCCAAACTGGTCAACCCGGGCAAGACCGTCATCCTGCCCGACCTCGATGCGGGATGTTCCCTTTCCGATTCCTGTCCGGCTCCGGAGTTGAAGGCCTACCTGGACAAACATCCCGGATTGTACGTCGTGGCCTACATCAACTGTTCCGCCGGGGTCAAGGCTTTGAGCGATGTCATCTGCACCTCGGGCAATGCCCAACGGATCGTGCAGAAGGTCCCTTCCGACCGCGAAATTCTTTTTGTTCCCGACCAGAACCTGGGCGAGTGGGTGAGACAGAAGACCGGTCGCGAGATGCGTCTTTGGGAAGGGAATTGTTATGTCCACATGGAATTCACCCACCAGAGCATTGTCCGAATCCGGCACCAGCATCCCGATGCCCCGGTGGTGGCCCATCCCGAATGCACCCGCGCGGTGCGGTTGCTGGCCGACGAGGTTTGTTCGACGGAAAAAATGGTGGAGTATTGCCGCAAGTCACCGGCCTCCGCCTTCATCATCGTGACCGAGTCCGGAATGTTGCATCGTTTACACCGGGAGTTGCCCGGCAAGACCTTCATCCCCGGCCCCACCGACCATTGTGCCTGTGCCGATTGCCGTTTCATGAAAATGAACACGCTCGAGAAAATGGTGCGTGCCCTGGAAACCCTCGAACCGCGGATCGAGTTCGACTCTGGTTTGGCCGAACGGGCCAGAATCCCGATCGAACGCATGCTTGATTGGAGTTGTTGA
- the lspA gene encoding signal peptidase II: protein MELPRPRPLFYAVAAAILGSDQATKAWILGRLSHPGDGWAVVPGFFDLTFVTNTGIAFGLFQGRNGLLALVVMLILGLAFWMARELDWRKLEVNLLAGCVLGGAVGNLVDRLRFGYVVDFLDFNLGFMRWPAFNIADAAISCSVVWILCRILVQEIRPRQAVD, encoded by the coding sequence ATGGAATTGCCCAGGCCCAGACCGTTGTTCTATGCGGTGGCTGCCGCCATCCTGGGTTCCGACCAGGCGACCAAGGCTTGGATACTTGGCCGGTTGTCGCATCCGGGTGACGGATGGGCGGTGGTACCGGGCTTCTTTGATCTGACTTTTGTCACCAACACCGGGATCGCCTTCGGTCTCTTCCAGGGGCGGAATGGTTTGCTCGCTTTGGTGGTGATGCTGATCCTGGGACTGGCCTTCTGGATGGCGCGGGAGTTGGACTGGAGGAAGCTCGAAGTCAACCTGCTGGCCGGCTGCGTACTGGGCGGTGCCGTGGGCAATCTGGTGGACCGGCTGCGCTTCGGTTATGTGGTGGATTTCCTCGACTTCAACCTCGGGTTCATGCGCTGGCCGGCCTTCAACATCGCCGATGCCGCCATTTCCTGTTCCGTGGTTTGGATCTTGTGCCGTATCCTTGTGCAGGAAATCCGTCCACGCCAAGCGGTGGATTGA